The following are encoded together in the Babylonia areolata isolate BAREFJ2019XMU chromosome 30, ASM4173473v1, whole genome shotgun sequence genome:
- the LOC143275261 gene encoding uncharacterized protein LOC143275261, with translation MDGPVGLSGPVRPVPMYGRRPVVGLDLTPHSTLLPSPPALRPAQPPDPSLKVKDGPITSSSSFPPSLLPPSSSSSSSSSSSSSSSLRSQLPVKGEARPGGVGVGGELWPLDASHKLGGAVPVITPVQGPDLRSVALYQTLLRHHPAYRHLLLDAASSFLLPPPFPSPFLCHPPPPPPPPPPPPPPPPPPHPHVLLSSYCALPHHTTLPGCEEAEEEEEEEEEERRRRKNNAEKRNCCSDRSQAFKTDFKNEALMGAMLSAEELVSSITAIPDPYQQYGYGRKLFPCPQCRYTTDRRNNLKRHMLTMHQLSAKLLECCGLLFRTKAALREHALVFHYHGYTCFYCARRFCRKALLKRHLSVHNGQKEFLCNVCDYATSHKSNLERHRRVHVRQEDGVTFEDGGMEMGMGVPGARETTRGDQLSEDEISVCSHDDEEEDNDEEEINVHSD, from the exons GCCTGTGCCCATGTACGGCCGACGACCCGTGGTGGGACTGGACCTGACCCCCCACAgtaccctcctgccctccccgcCCGCCCTCCGCCCCGCCCAGCCCCCTGACCCTTCGCTCAAGGTCAAGGACGggcccatcacctcctcctcttccttccctccctctctcctgcccccctcctcttcctcttcttcctcctcttcctcctcctcctcctcctccctgcggTCGCAGCTTCCGGTCAAGGGAGAGGCGAGGCccggaggagtaggagtaggaggagagtTGTGGCCCCTGGACGCTTCTCACAAACTAGGTGGCGCCGTGCCGGTGATCACGCCCGTGCAAGGGCCCGACCTCCGCAGCGTGGCGCTGTACCAGACCTTGCTCCGTCATCACCCGGCCTACCGGCACCTCCTCCTCGACGcggcctcctccttcctcctccccccacccttcccctctcccttcctctgccaccctcctcctcctccccctcctccccctcctcctcctcctcctcctcctcctcctcatccccacgTGCTTCTCAGCTCCTACTGcgcccttccccaccacaccaccttgCCT ggatgtgaggaggcggaggaggaggaggaggaggaagaagaggagaggaggagaaggaagaacaacGCGGAGAAGAGGAACTGCTGTTCGGATCGGTCCCAAGCTTTCAAGACCGATTTCAAGAACGAGGCGCTGATGGGAGCCATGCTGAGCGCCGAGGAGCTTGTGTCGTCCATCACGGCCATCCCAGACCCTTACCAGCAGTACGGCTACGGGCGGAAGCTCTTCCCGTGCCCGCAGTGCCGCTACACGACGGACCGCCGCAACAACCTGAAGCGCCACATGCTGACCATGCACCAGCTGTCGGCCAAGCTGCTCGAGTGCTGCGGCCTCCTCTTCCGCACCAAGGCGGCGCTGCGCGAGCACGCGCTCGTCTTCCACTACCACGGCTACACCTGCTTCTACTGCGCGCGCCGCTTCTGCCGCAAGGCGCTGCTCAAGCGCCACCTGTCGGTGCACAACGGCCAGAAGGAGTTCCTCTGCAACGTCTGCGACTACGCCACCAGCCACAAGAGCAACCTGGAGCGGCACCGGCGCGTGCACGTGCGGCAGGAGGATGGGGTGACCTTTGAGGACGGGGGGatggagatggggatgggggtccCGGgggcaagggagacaacaagggGCGATCAGCTTAGCGAGGACGAGATCTCTGTGTGCTCCcatgacgacgaggaggaggacaacgaCGAGGAGGAGATCAACGTTCATAgcgactaa